TCGATGATACGTTCTTTTTCAACATCAAGGCCGGTCATTTCCATGTCCAGCCAAAATAGTTTTTCCATGAGAGCCTTCTTCCTGTAGTTCAAAATTATTTTGGCGTAGCCGTGCCAGTTTGCAAAGCTGTTTTGACGGTCTCAATCAGCTTTTTCTCATTCCAGGGCTTGTCGATCAGGGCAAAGACGCCCAGGCTCTGTGCTTCCTGAATGATGTCCTTTTGGCCGTAACCGGTGTGCATGATAAACGGCGTCTGAATGCCGTTTTCGCGCATCCACTTTAAGACCTCAAGGCCGCTTTTCTTAGGCATTTTTTCATCTGACAGAACCGCATCGTAGTGTTGCGACTTCATCTTTTCGATGCCCTCAATGCCATTGGCTGCGGTGTCGATTTGCGAAGCCGAATCTTCAAGGATGGCGGTTAAAACCTCGCGAAGGTCTTCTTCGTCGTCGATGATCAGGAGCTTGCCGTTACGTGATGGGGATTGAATAATCATGTCCCCATTATGGCAAAGCGGGGCGGGGGAGTCATCGGCTGTGGAAGGGAAAATGCCAATTAAACCATGTGCGAAGGCAGAAAAACTCCGAGATTTCCTACATTTGCACAATTCTTACGCAATCCCGGCGATCCACGCGAAGCACACTGCATCAGTTTTGGGCCGACTTTAAAATATCATTAAAAATTTTAAAAATAATGTTGATCTGCGGGGACGCAATAGCTATAACAAGTCTTCCAAAACACCACTGGGGTGGTAGTTAAGTTGGTTATAACGTCCGCCTGTCACGCGGAAGGCCGCGGGTTCGAGTCCCGTCCACCCCGCCATTTTTTCTCTGAAAACATGGCAGAAATCACCGAAGCTTAGTCTTCGGTTTTTTTATGCCTAAAATCTATTCTAAAAAGCATTACCAATATGAATCTCTATTTAATGCGTATGGTTTATAGTTAGATCATGGATGTCTTAAGCAAGTCCCAGCGAAGCTACTGTATGTCGCGAATTCAGTCGCGGCATACGTCACCTGAAAGAAATGTGCGGCAAATCCTTCGTTCACTGGGGGTTCGGTATAGATTGGATTCAACGCTTCCTGGGAAACCCGATATTAAGATTGTAGGTCAGAACACAGTCATCTTTATTGATGGCTGTTTTTGGCACAAATGCCCGCGGCATTTTCACGAGCCCAAAAATAATGCCTTGTTCTGGCAAAAGAAAATCGAATCAAATGTTCTCAGGGATAAAATACGCAGAAAGCAGCTGCGGACGCTCGGGTATAAAGTCATTAGAATCTGGGAGCATGAATTGAGAGACATAACTGTCCTTTTTGATAAGATCGTACGTAGTTTGTAGTGCGGTATTGGTTTTGCTTACGTTCTAATAGTTCTATTTTAATCCACCAGATTGGCTTTCAAATGAAACGTGTCCGAATGCTGGTTTGTTAGGCATAACGGACTGCAGGATATTGTTTACTTGAATTGTCTGGGAATTAATTGGAATAATTTTATTACAAATCATGCCTGGAGCTACAGATGGCCACTAAGAAGCTTACCCCAAATGATCTAATTAACTTCAGAACAAAACACGGAATCTCTGCGCAAGAGTTTGGTGAATTGCTGTATCCTGAAATGTCTGCGAAGGCAGTGACGCAAAAAATCTCCAAATGGGAAAAAGGTGAGGGAGAGATTCCACACTATATGAATGCAACATTAAAGGGCTTGGATCTGGATTTCTCTGAAAAGAAATCCAAGAAAAAAGATTCCAAAGATGGCGATCATAATTTCAAGTTTATTGATTTGTTTGCAGGTATTGGCGGGATGAGATTGCCATTCGAAGAACTTGGTGGCGATTGTGTATTCACCAGTGAGTGGGACGCATATCCTGCGAAAGTATATGCAGACAACTATGGTGACAAGCCGGCGGGTGATATCACGAAGGTAGACGCTGCTAATATTCCAGCACATGATATATTGCTTGCGGGCTTCCCTTGTCAGCCATTCTCTATTGCCGGTGTTTCTAAGAAGAAATCACTGGGGCGTGAGCATGGTTTTAAAGATAAGACTCAGGGAACGCTGTTCTTTGATGTTGCCAGAATTATCGAGCACCACAGACCAAAGATGTTCTTGTTAGAGAACGTTAAGAATCTTCTTTCTCATGACAAAGGCAACACCTTTAAAGTCATTATTGATACTTTGACCAATGATCTTGGGTATAATGTCAGCTACCAGATTGTCGATGCAAAAGATTTTGTGCCTCAGCACCGTGAGAGAATTTATATTGTGGGAGTAGACTCGAAAGAGCGTAATTTTAAATTCCCTGATGTGATTAAGGCCAGTCATAAGCTGGGTGATATCTTGGAAAAAGACTCTTCTGTTGATCCGAAGTACACTTTGTCTGATCGTCTTTGGACAGGTCTTCAAAGGCATGCCCAGAAGCACAAGGCAAAGGGTAATGGAT
This region of Bdellovibrio sp. GT3 genomic DNA includes:
- a CDS encoding very short patch repair endonuclease; this translates as MDVLSKSQRSYCMSRIQSRHTSPERNVRQILRSLGVRYRLDSTLPGKPDIKIVGQNTVIFIDGCFWHKCPRHFHEPKNNALFWQKKIESNVLRDKIRRKQLRTLGYKVIRIWEHELRDITVLFDKIVRSL
- a CDS encoding response regulator, whose protein sequence is MIIQSPSRNGKLLIIDDEEDLREVLTAILEDSASQIDTAANGIEGIEKMKSQHYDAVLSDEKMPKKSGLEVLKWMRENGIQTPFIMHTGYGQKDIIQEAQSLGVFALIDKPWNEKKLIETVKTALQTGTATPK
- the dcm gene encoding DNA (cytosine-5-)-methyltransferase encodes the protein MATKKLTPNDLINFRTKHGISAQEFGELLYPEMSAKAVTQKISKWEKGEGEIPHYMNATLKGLDLDFSEKKSKKKDSKDGDHNFKFIDLFAGIGGMRLPFEELGGDCVFTSEWDAYPAKVYADNYGDKPAGDITKVDAANIPAHDILLAGFPCQPFSIAGVSKKKSLGREHGFKDKTQGTLFFDVARIIEHHRPKMFLLENVKNLLSHDKGNTFKVIIDTLTNDLGYNVSYQIVDAKDFVPQHRERIYIVGVDSKERNFKFPDVIKASHKLGDILEKDSSVDPKYTLSDRLWTGLQRHAQKHKAKGNGFGFGLVNRSGIARTLSARYYKDGSEILIEQKNKNPRRLTPRECARLMGFPETFEITVSDTRAYKCFGNSVVVPVIRHLAEEIVSTLGAMKHKKTKSAKQLTFNDDLVEA